A section of the Bacteroidota bacterium genome encodes:
- a CDS encoding glycosyltransferase family 9 protein, translated as MNLLVIRMSAMGDVAMTVPVIKEVLRTHKNLNITFISREGFRVFFKGINRLKFVAPKLEDEHKGLGGLYRLFQDLRRDTDFDAVADLHGVLRSQVISGLFKMKGVKVASINKGRDDKKELIKDSNKKFHQLKLTTERYADVFRQLGLEVKLSHKLPNKRRAKISTSIQREAGVKAGPWIGIAPFAQHKGKKYRFDKVGTLIKQLQDTYPKAKIFLFGGGKAETNKLKDLWDKYPQTILAAGKMTLPQELDLMSNLDVMISMDSANMHMASLAGTKVVSVWGATHPYAGFMGYGQSQKWAAQIDMKCRPCSVFGNKECHRGDYACMMDLPESLIVDKVKIIVPVKEK; from the coding sequence ATGAACCTACTGGTAATAAGAATGTCGGCTATGGGCGATGTGGCTATGACGGTCCCCGTAATAAAAGAGGTATTAAGAACTCATAAAAACCTCAATATTACCTTTATATCACGTGAGGGATTCAGGGTGTTTTTTAAAGGCATAAACCGACTTAAATTCGTTGCTCCCAAACTGGAGGATGAACACAAAGGTTTAGGTGGCTTGTATCGATTATTTCAGGATTTAAGAAGAGATACCGACTTTGATGCTGTTGCCGACTTACATGGAGTGCTACGCTCACAGGTAATATCCGGTTTATTTAAGATGAAAGGTGTTAAAGTTGCATCGATCAACAAAGGCCGTGACGACAAAAAAGAATTAATCAAAGACTCTAATAAAAAGTTTCACCAACTTAAATTAACCACCGAGAGGTATGCTGATGTTTTTAGACAATTAGGATTAGAAGTCAAATTATCACATAAATTGCCTAATAAAAGGAGGGCAAAAATATCCACTTCCATACAAAGGGAGGCTGGAGTAAAAGCAGGACCATGGATTGGAATAGCTCCATTTGCGCAGCATAAGGGGAAAAAATATCGTTTCGACAAAGTAGGTACTCTGATTAAACAACTGCAGGACACTTATCCAAAAGCAAAAATATTTTTGTTTGGAGGAGGAAAGGCCGAAACAAATAAATTAAAAGATTTATGGGATAAATACCCACAAACAATACTAGCTGCGGGGAAAATGACTTTACCTCAGGAGCTGGATCTTATGTCTAATTTAGATGTAATGATCAGTATGGATTCTGCAAATATGCACATGGCATCGTTGGCAGGTACTAAAGTAGTCTCAGTTTGGGGAGCAACGCATCCTTATGCCGGGTTCATGGGTTACGGTCAATCTCAAAAGTGGGCCGCACAAATCGATATGAAATGTCGTCCATGTTCGGTTTTCGGAAACAAAGAGTGCCATAGAGGAGACTATGCCTGTATGATGGATTTACCGGAATCCTTAATTGTTGATAAGGTTAAAATTATTGTTCCAGTAAAAGAAAAGTAA
- a CDS encoding lysylphosphatidylglycerol synthase domain-containing protein, translated as MTLSAKVKYYAFLLAKIVIAVMAFYFIYQKISKQPLSEIGGAISAISFGQYWLFVSAVILSAVNWFCEISKWKVLSKKIRNITFNESFRIVLSSLVASIITPNKIGEYGAKVTFYKKEMWKKVLGFNFFGNMMQLYVTLLMGLFFYYFLPVNVQAKVPGAVLPSVLLFFTLLSLFLFRKNSGLQLPWLSKRVEISVLSVLSINDRFRILAISVIKYLAFSLQFLLLLLVFGVDSSVEYYSIITLNYFLISILPSIFFGDLLIRGSVAIFLFSLIGVNEIVVVTVVFIAWIFNFVIPALIGSLLILKTKQN; from the coding sequence ATGACGTTAAGTGCCAAAGTTAAATATTATGCCTTTTTGCTCGCTAAGATAGTTATTGCCGTAATGGCTTTCTATTTTATTTATCAAAAGATATCAAAACAACCTTTGAGTGAAATAGGGGGAGCGATATCAGCTATTTCTTTTGGGCAATATTGGTTATTTGTTTCTGCAGTTATATTATCGGCTGTTAATTGGTTTTGTGAAATTTCGAAATGGAAAGTATTGTCGAAAAAAATCAGGAATATCACATTTAATGAGAGTTTCAGAATAGTTTTGTCCTCTTTGGTGGCATCTATAATTACCCCAAACAAAATAGGAGAATATGGAGCGAAAGTAACCTTTTATAAAAAGGAGATGTGGAAGAAGGTGTTAGGGTTTAATTTCTTCGGTAATATGATGCAGCTGTATGTTACATTATTAATGGGCTTGTTTTTCTATTATTTTCTTCCCGTAAATGTTCAGGCAAAGGTTCCCGGTGCTGTTTTGCCGTCTGTACTATTGTTTTTCACCTTACTGTCTCTTTTTCTATTTAGAAAGAATTCAGGACTTCAGTTGCCTTGGCTGTCGAAAAGAGTAGAAATTTCTGTTTTATCTGTGTTAAGTATAAATGACAGGTTTAGGATTTTGGCTATTTCTGTTATAAAGTACTTGGCTTTTTCATTACAGTTTTTATTACTTCTTTTAGTCTTTGGTGTTGACAGCTCAGTTGAGTATTATTCGATAATTACGCTTAATTATTTTTTGATATCAATTCTGCCTTCAATTTTTTTCGGAGATTTGTTAATTCGGGGTTCAGTAGCGATTTTTTTATTTTCTCTAATCGGAGTAAATGAAATTGTTGTAGTTACAGTTGTTTTTATCGCCTGGATTTTTAATTTTGTTATTCCCGCCTTAATTGGCTCTTTGTTAATATTAAAAACAAAACAAAACTAA
- the ruvC gene encoding crossover junction endodeoxyribonuclease RuvC, producing the protein MTEKIILGIDPGTTIMGFGLIRVKGKKIELISYDELILSKLKDHSLKLKRIFEKTLAIIDQYHPDEIAIEAPFFGKNVQSMLKLGRAQGVAMAAGLYREVAITEYAPKKIKMAITGNGNASKEQVAGMLMQLLNMKEMPKHLDATDGLAAAVCHYFNGGKTTGNEKSYSGWGAFIKNNPDKVKK; encoded by the coding sequence TTGACTGAGAAAATAATACTAGGTATCGACCCCGGAACAACTATTATGGGCTTTGGATTGATCCGCGTTAAAGGTAAAAAAATTGAACTCATAAGCTATGATGAATTAATTTTATCTAAGCTTAAAGATCACAGTTTAAAACTTAAAAGAATTTTCGAAAAAACTCTTGCAATTATAGACCAATACCATCCGGATGAAATTGCTATCGAGGCACCTTTTTTTGGTAAAAATGTTCAATCTATGCTAAAGCTTGGGAGAGCTCAGGGAGTAGCAATGGCAGCAGGATTATACAGAGAAGTTGCAATCACGGAATATGCTCCAAAAAAAATAAAAATGGCAATTACCGGTAATGGTAATGCTTCAAAGGAACAGGTTGCAGGTATGCTGATGCAACTCTTAAACATGAAAGAGATGCCCAAACATTTGGATGCAACAGATGGTCTGGCTGCTGCTGTTTGTCATTATTTTAATGGAGGAAAAACTACCGGAAATGAAAAATCATATTCAGGATGGGGCGCATTTATAAAAAACAACCCTGATAAGGTAAAAAAATAG
- a CDS encoding Crp/Fnr family transcriptional regulator, with product MKRKQNIFVQGNIPQYVYIIRKGKIKVFILGENGKEQIVRVAKEGDTIGYRSLLNDEKYFATAVAMEDCELCAVTKSFFFDEIDRNPVLAKDTLTLLSKQLRNSENRMFSLAYKSVKERIAEGVLMLANAYGYAEDQQTIAVQLYRKDIADFAGVTVETAIRNLNDFRREMLVEIDQKRIKILEKDKLHEIAKIRR from the coding sequence GTGAAGAGGAAGCAGAATATATTCGTACAGGGAAATATTCCTCAATATGTGTACATTATAAGAAAGGGAAAAATAAAAGTATTTATCCTGGGTGAGAATGGAAAGGAACAGATAGTTAGAGTTGCTAAAGAGGGGGATACAATAGGCTACAGATCACTGTTAAATGATGAGAAATATTTTGCAACAGCTGTTGCAATGGAAGATTGTGAATTGTGTGCAGTTACAAAATCTTTTTTCTTTGATGAGATCGACAGAAACCCTGTGTTGGCGAAAGATACTTTAACACTTTTATCAAAACAGTTGAGAAATTCGGAAAACCGAATGTTTAGTCTGGCTTATAAGTCGGTTAAAGAACGTATTGCTGAAGGAGTGTTGATGCTTGCTAATGCCTATGGATATGCTGAAGATCAGCAAACTATTGCGGTTCAACTATACAGAAAAGATATAGCTGATTTTGCGGGAGTTACTGTTGAAACAGCTATCAGAAATCTGAATGACTTCAGAAGAGAAATGTTGGTGGAAATCGATCAAAAAAGGATAAAGATCCTGGAGAAAGATAAGCTTCACGAAATAGCAAAGATCAGAAGGTAA
- a CDS encoding DUF4254 domain-containing protein, translating to MFTKLCREIFNKSIDNYHIYDSVDTEINNPFEKGTIEALLYNKNWIDTVQWHYEDIIRDPEIDPVSALTLKRKIDASNQDRTDMVEYIDSYFLEKFDNVEIKADASLNTESPAWAIDRLSILYLKIYHMREETNRENVSDEHVKACDTKLNILLEQEKDLTSAIDELLNDMELGNKYMKVYKQMKMYNDESLNPVLYKVKK from the coding sequence ATGTTTACAAAACTGTGTAGAGAAATATTCAACAAAAGTATTGACAATTACCACATTTACGATAGTGTAGATACTGAAATAAATAATCCATTTGAGAAAGGAACTATCGAGGCTCTTTTATACAATAAAAACTGGATTGATACCGTACAATGGCATTATGAGGACATCATTAGAGACCCGGAAATCGATCCTGTATCGGCACTGACTTTAAAAAGAAAAATTGATGCTTCTAATCAGGACAGGACTGACATGGTGGAATACATTGACAGTTATTTTCTTGAAAAATTTGACAATGTAGAAATCAAAGCAGATGCCTCTTTAAATACTGAAAGTCCTGCATGGGCTATTGATCGCCTTTCTATTTTATACCTCAAAATATATCACATGCGTGAAGAAACAAACCGTGAAAATGTTTCTGACGAACACGTAAAAGCCTGTGACACAAAACTAAACATATTACTGGAACAGGAAAAGGACTTAACATCTGCTATAGATGAATTATTAAACGACATGGAACTGGGTAATAAATACATGAAGGTATACAAGCAGATGAAAATGTATAATGATGAAAGTCTTAATCCGGTCTTATATAAGGTTAAGAAATAA
- the rnr gene encoding ribonuclease R — MSHNKKHSKKHNKKSGGKRRALNLKDITRKILKVFRQNPGQAYNYKQLSAKLNIKDSAGRQEVLRKMEELKAQNRIEEQERGKYLLKPDVLYIYGKVDMKANGSAYIISEEMESDVYIPRGNTQHALHNDLVKVYLYRRKKRGRQEGEIVDVIERSRTDFVGQIEISSRFAFVIPDSQKMPVDIFVPLDKVLDAENGQKVVVKMTDWPEKAQSPFGEVTQVLGNPGEHDVEMHSILAEYGLPYKFPDHVEDEANQIDTEIREEEIAKRRDMRSATTFTIDPVDAKDFDDALSVEKLENGNWEIGVHIADVSHYVKEGSVLEEEAISRATSVYLVDRVVPMLPEILSNKVCSLRPNEEKYTFSAVFEINEDAQIINKWFGRTVTLSDRRFTYEEAQDVIENKQGDYAKEILLLDDLAKKLREDRAKKGAISFDKVEVKFKLNENHEPTGIYFKESKDSNHLIEEFMLLANKKVAEFIGMNKNGEPSGTTFVYRVHDDPDPEKLASLQTFVRQFGYQMQIQSKTAISNSLNKLLADVHGKAEANMVETLAVRSMSKAKYTTDNIGHYGLAFDYYTHFTSPIRRYPDVMVHRLLQHYLDGGKSAQKEDWERKSEHSSDRETMASKAERDSIKYMQVKYMEEHRDQEFMGVISGVTEWGMYVEIIENKCEGLVRIREIKDDYYTFDSKNYCLVGDVTKNIYQLGDQVMVKVKSTDLEKKQLNYELIE; from the coding sequence ATGTCACACAATAAGAAACACAGTAAGAAACACAATAAAAAATCAGGAGGAAAACGCAGGGCCCTGAACCTAAAAGATATTACACGTAAGATATTAAAGGTTTTCAGACAAAATCCGGGTCAGGCTTATAACTACAAACAATTATCCGCCAAATTAAACATAAAAGATTCCGCAGGACGACAAGAGGTATTGAGAAAGATGGAAGAACTCAAAGCTCAAAATCGTATTGAAGAACAAGAAAGAGGAAAGTACCTGCTAAAACCGGATGTTCTATATATTTATGGCAAAGTAGATATGAAAGCAAATGGTTCTGCATACATTATCTCCGAGGAGATGGAATCTGATGTATACATACCACGTGGTAATACTCAACATGCATTACACAATGATTTAGTAAAAGTTTATCTGTATCGCCGTAAAAAACGCGGTCGTCAGGAAGGAGAGATAGTCGATGTTATTGAAAGATCGAGAACAGATTTTGTAGGACAGATAGAAATATCATCACGGTTTGCATTTGTTATTCCTGACAGTCAGAAGATGCCGGTTGATATTTTTGTACCTCTAGACAAAGTTTTAGATGCCGAAAACGGACAAAAAGTAGTAGTGAAAATGACCGACTGGCCCGAAAAAGCGCAAAGTCCGTTTGGCGAAGTTACCCAGGTACTTGGTAATCCGGGTGAACACGACGTTGAAATGCACTCAATATTAGCCGAATATGGTCTTCCATATAAATTTCCGGACCACGTTGAGGATGAAGCTAACCAGATAGATACTGAAATTCGTGAAGAAGAAATCGCCAAACGCAGAGATATGCGTTCAGCAACAACTTTTACTATAGATCCGGTTGATGCAAAAGATTTTGATGATGCACTATCTGTAGAAAAACTTGAAAATGGTAACTGGGAAATTGGAGTGCACATTGCCGACGTATCCCATTACGTAAAAGAAGGCTCTGTCCTTGAGGAAGAAGCAATCTCGAGAGCTACTTCAGTATATCTTGTAGACAGAGTAGTTCCAATGCTTCCGGAAATATTATCCAATAAAGTTTGTTCACTTCGCCCAAATGAAGAAAAATATACTTTCTCGGCGGTATTCGAAATAAATGAAGATGCTCAAATTATAAATAAGTGGTTTGGAAGAACTGTTACTCTTTCCGATAGAAGGTTCACTTATGAGGAAGCACAGGATGTAATAGAAAACAAACAGGGCGATTATGCTAAAGAAATATTATTACTCGACGATTTAGCAAAAAAATTGCGTGAAGACAGAGCAAAGAAAGGAGCTATTTCATTTGATAAGGTTGAAGTTAAGTTCAAACTTAATGAGAACCACGAACCAACCGGGATCTACTTCAAAGAGTCAAAAGACTCAAATCATCTGATTGAAGAGTTTATGCTGCTGGCAAATAAGAAAGTGGCTGAATTTATAGGGATGAATAAAAATGGAGAGCCAAGCGGTACTACATTTGTATACAGGGTTCATGATGACCCGGATCCGGAAAAACTTGCTTCTCTTCAAACATTTGTTCGTCAGTTTGGATATCAAATGCAGATACAGAGCAAAACAGCAATTTCTAATTCTCTGAACAAATTATTAGCCGACGTACATGGTAAGGCCGAAGCCAATATGGTAGAAACTTTAGCTGTAAGATCAATGAGTAAAGCCAAGTATACAACAGACAATATAGGTCACTATGGTCTGGCTTTCGATTATTACACTCATTTTACATCTCCTATTCGCCGTTATCCTGATGTAATGGTTCATCGTTTGCTCCAACATTATTTAGACGGAGGCAAATCTGCACAAAAAGAAGACTGGGAAAGAAAATCAGAGCATTCGTCCGATAGAGAAACTATGGCAAGTAAGGCTGAGCGGGATTCTATAAAATACATGCAGGTAAAATATATGGAAGAGCACCGTGATCAGGAGTTTATGGGCGTGATTTCGGGTGTTACAGAATGGGGAATGTATGTAGAAATCATAGAAAATAAATGTGAAGGACTGGTAAGGATCAGGGAAATTAAAGATGATTATTACACCTTCGATTCTAAAAACTACTGTTTAGTAGGCGATGTTACTAAAAATATATATCAGCTGGGCGACCAGGTAATGGTTAAAGTAAAAAGCACGGATCTCGAGAAAAAACAATTGAATTACGAACTCATCGAATAA
- the accD gene encoding acetyl-CoA carboxylase, carboxyltransferase subunit beta has protein sequence MAWFRRTEKGITTPTEEKLDVPKGLWYKTPSGKIIDTDMLKKNFYVSPEDGYHVRIGSEEYFEIMFDDGKYTEFNEGLTSLDPLKFEDKKKYPDRLKEVQKKTKLKDAIRTAVGKSEGKDLVIAAMDFSFIGGSMGSVVGEKIARAIDYSIENKIPFMLISKSGGARMMEAAFSLMQLAKTSAKLALLSKAKIPYISLLTDPTTGGVTASYAMLGDINIAEPGALIGFAGPRVVKETIGRDLPEGFQTAEFVMEHGFLDFIVERKYLKSKVNQYIGLILNK, from the coding sequence ATGGCTTGGTTTAGAAGAACAGAGAAAGGGATTACTACTCCTACAGAGGAGAAGCTTGATGTGCCAAAAGGATTGTGGTACAAGACTCCAAGTGGAAAAATTATCGATACGGATATGCTTAAGAAGAATTTCTACGTAAGTCCGGAGGATGGTTATCATGTTCGCATTGGGAGTGAGGAGTATTTTGAAATCATGTTTGATGATGGTAAATACACTGAATTTAATGAAGGGTTAACTTCGCTTGATCCGCTTAAATTTGAGGATAAGAAGAAGTATCCGGACAGACTTAAAGAGGTTCAAAAAAAGACCAAATTAAAAGATGCTATACGTACTGCTGTTGGTAAATCTGAGGGGAAAGATTTAGTAATAGCGGCGATGGATTTCAGTTTTATTGGTGGATCAATGGGATCGGTTGTAGGTGAGAAAATTGCAAGGGCAATTGATTACTCTATCGAAAATAAGATTCCGTTTATGTTGATTTCGAAATCCGGAGGAGCCCGTATGATGGAAGCTGCATTTTCTTTAATGCAATTGGCTAAAACATCTGCTAAGCTCGCATTGCTTTCAAAAGCAAAGATTCCATATATATCGTTGCTTACCGATCCGACTACCGGTGGTGTAACTGCTTCATATGCGATGCTTGGAGATATTAATATAGCTGAGCCGGGGGCACTTATTGGATTTGCGGGACCTAGAGTTGTTAAAGAAACTATCGGTAGAGATTTACCGGAAGGATTCCAAACTGCAGAGTTTGTAATGGAGCACGGCTTTTTGGATTTTATAGTAGAACGTAAATATTTAAAATCAAAAGTAAATCAGTATATCGGCTTGATATTAAACAAGTAG
- a CDS encoding glycosyltransferase, which translates to MENVVFVTSTIVFLYSILILLLIAGFYKVPEETYETASPVNEFSIIIPFRNEEQNLERLIGSLALIEYPYNKFEVILVDDNSEDRSFEIANTLLRYTKIKSRVIKVPEGTSGKKNALNIGIEEALFSWIITTDADCTVQPLWVKLIDQKLQVEETVMLAGPVNMISNNEGFIDLFQRCDLAAMMGSTIGGFGLGKPFLCNGANLSFRKDTFYEVGGYEGNMNMASGDDLFLMEKIIKKIPNKVKYIKAGSAIVYTNAMETVSQFVQQRIRWAAKSSSYSSLFIKGVSLMIGLSNAMLLLLMIFAAFGVYLKDVLPFIVLKFLVDFWLLKISSNFLGDSKKIYLYPVVAITYPFYVVSIAFLSQVSDFEWKGRKFNK; encoded by the coding sequence ATGGAAAATGTTGTATTTGTTACTTCCACAATAGTTTTTCTTTATTCAATATTGATATTATTGCTTATAGCGGGATTTTATAAGGTACCCGAGGAAACCTATGAAACTGCATCACCGGTTAATGAGTTCTCTATTATCATTCCATTCAGAAATGAAGAGCAAAACCTGGAAAGACTTATAGGTAGTTTGGCGTTAATAGAATATCCTTATAATAAGTTTGAGGTTATTCTTGTAGATGATAATTCTGAGGACAGATCATTTGAAATTGCAAATACGCTATTGAGATATACCAAAATAAAGTCACGGGTTATTAAAGTGCCGGAAGGCACTTCCGGAAAGAAGAATGCCTTAAATATTGGGATTGAAGAAGCATTGTTTTCATGGATAATTACTACTGATGCCGATTGTACGGTGCAACCATTATGGGTAAAACTTATAGATCAGAAATTGCAGGTCGAAGAGACAGTGATGCTTGCCGGGCCCGTAAATATGATTTCAAATAATGAAGGCTTTATCGATTTATTTCAAAGATGTGATTTGGCTGCGATGATGGGCTCCACTATTGGAGGGTTCGGACTAGGAAAGCCATTTTTGTGTAATGGAGCAAATCTATCGTTTAGAAAAGATACCTTTTATGAAGTTGGAGGTTATGAAGGAAATATGAATATGGCTTCAGGAGATGATTTATTTCTTATGGAAAAAATTATCAAAAAAATTCCAAATAAAGTCAAATACATTAAAGCGGGAAGTGCTATAGTTTATACAAATGCAATGGAAACTGTAAGCCAGTTTGTACAACAAAGAATCAGGTGGGCCGCAAAATCGTCAAGCTATAGCTCTTTGTTTATTAAAGGTGTCAGTCTTATGATTGGTTTGTCTAATGCAATGCTTTTGCTGTTGATGATATTTGCAGCTTTTGGAGTTTATTTAAAAGATGTGCTTCCTTTTATTGTTTTGAAGTTTTTGGTAGACTTCTGGTTGTTAAAAATAAGCAGTAACTTTCTTGGAGATTCAAAAAAAATCTATTTATATCCGGTTGTTGCAATTACCTACCCGTTTTATGTAGTGAGTATAGCTTTTCTTTCTCAGGTGTCTGACTTTGAATGGAAAGGCCGTAAGTTTAATAAGTAA